One genomic segment of Nocardia spumae includes these proteins:
- a CDS encoding alpha/beta fold hydrolase — protein sequence MITAIRPRPTRAMAILALAILLTTGTAACSTTTPAVAPYAGVTHGDAAFENTFRHEFAEVGGVRMHYVTGGSGSPVVLIHGWPQTWYGWWKIMPALAEQHTVYAIDLPGLGDSTGTPTGYDKATLARYVHTLIAERLGVRDARVVGHDFGAAVAFEYAAQFPADTARLGYLDLPLPGPAIDASAYRTMSWHIAFHSQRAIPETVVGDHVREYLALFYPQVSFGGTAFGGTSDRSPFTDADIDEFARTYRRPAALSGGFELYRALDEDVRDTAAAAPTHVPTLLMTAQGQLEAVRATISPRITDIVRAVDVPHAGHWLVEENPEFVTAELQRFLT from the coding sequence ATGATCACCGCAATCCGACCGCGGCCCACACGCGCGATGGCCATCCTCGCACTCGCGATCCTGCTCACCACAGGGACCGCGGCCTGCTCCACGACCACCCCCGCCGTTGCCCCCTATGCCGGCGTGACGCACGGCGACGCCGCGTTCGAGAACACTTTCCGGCACGAGTTCGCCGAGGTGGGCGGCGTCCGTATGCACTATGTGACCGGCGGCAGCGGTAGCCCGGTGGTACTGATCCACGGCTGGCCGCAGACATGGTACGGCTGGTGGAAGATCATGCCCGCCCTGGCCGAGCAGCACACCGTCTACGCCATCGACCTGCCCGGACTGGGCGACAGCACCGGCACACCGACCGGCTACGACAAGGCCACTTTGGCGCGGTACGTGCACACATTGATCGCCGAACGGCTCGGCGTGCGCGACGCCCGGGTCGTCGGCCACGACTTCGGCGCGGCCGTCGCGTTCGAATACGCCGCCCAGTTCCCCGCCGATACCGCCCGCCTGGGCTACCTGGACCTGCCGCTGCCCGGGCCCGCGATCGACGCGTCGGCCTATCGAACGATGAGCTGGCATATCGCCTTCCACTCCCAGCGCGCCATCCCCGAAACGGTCGTCGGTGATCATGTCCGCGAGTACCTGGCCCTGTTCTATCCGCAGGTGTCCTTCGGTGGCACGGCATTCGGCGGCACCTCCGATCGCTCGCCGTTCACCGACGCCGACATCGACGAATTCGCGCGCACCTATCGCAGGCCCGCGGCGCTGTCGGGAGGCTTCGAGCTCTACCGCGCCCTCGACGAGGATGTCCGGGATACCGCCGCAGCGGCGCCGACACATGTGCCGACCCTGCTCATGACCGCCCAGGGACAGCTCGAGGCGGTCCGGGCCACGATCTCCCCGCGCATCACCGATATCGTGCGTGCGGTCGATGTCCCGCATGCGGGGCACTGGCTCGTCGAGGAGAACCCCGAGTTCGTCACGGCCGAACTGCAGCGCTTCCTGACGTGA
- a CDS encoding FAD-binding oxidoreductase, with protein sequence MGSDVVSELTDIVGAAHVLTESDVTAQYVADWTGRWRGATSAVVRPADTGEVARVIAACNRAGVGVVPQGGNTGLVGGSVPMHDEVVLSLVRLNGIDGVDPIGHTLAAGAGVTVARAQSAAREAGLTFGIDLASRDSATLGGIVATNAGGVRMIKYGDTRAQLLGIEAVMPDGSVLTRWKSFRKDNVGYHLPSLLAGSEGTLGVVTKVLMKLHVPPSQTHCALLGIPTVGAAPRLVDSLRRTGLTIEAAEFMTDAGVTLVGRHRGLRRPLSTDVPYYLLVEVSGPPDSEALLLRTLELAGDLVVDATVERDRAARLWSYREAHTESVNAASSTPPVKLDITTPLAAVEPFVDALTRTVTAEFPDARVILFGHIADGNVHVNLLDVEPQQAQRITGRVFELVAEYDGSISAEHGIGRSKASWIHLARSAVDIEVMKAIRNGIDPALTLNPHILPAR encoded by the coding sequence GTGGGCTCAGATGTCGTCTCCGAACTCACCGACATCGTCGGTGCGGCACATGTTCTCACCGAATCCGATGTGACGGCGCAGTACGTCGCCGACTGGACGGGGCGCTGGCGCGGCGCCACCAGCGCGGTGGTGCGGCCCGCCGACACCGGTGAGGTGGCCCGGGTGATCGCGGCGTGCAATCGAGCGGGCGTGGGCGTGGTGCCGCAGGGTGGCAACACCGGACTGGTGGGCGGCTCGGTCCCGATGCACGACGAGGTCGTGCTGAGCCTGGTGCGCCTGAACGGGATCGACGGCGTGGACCCGATCGGTCACACCCTGGCCGCCGGCGCCGGTGTCACCGTCGCGCGGGCTCAGTCCGCGGCGCGCGAGGCCGGCCTGACCTTCGGCATCGACCTCGCCTCACGCGATTCGGCCACCCTGGGCGGGATCGTGGCGACCAACGCGGGTGGCGTCCGGATGATCAAATACGGCGACACCCGGGCGCAACTGCTCGGCATCGAAGCGGTCATGCCCGACGGCAGCGTGCTCACCCGGTGGAAGAGCTTCCGCAAGGACAATGTGGGCTATCACCTGCCGAGCCTGCTCGCCGGATCCGAGGGGACGCTCGGCGTCGTCACCAAGGTATTGATGAAACTTCATGTGCCGCCGTCACAGACGCACTGCGCACTGCTCGGCATCCCGACGGTCGGCGCCGCGCCACGTCTGGTCGATTCGTTGCGGCGCACCGGCCTGACCATCGAGGCCGCCGAATTCATGACCGACGCGGGCGTGACTCTGGTCGGCCGGCATCGTGGGCTGCGGCGTCCGCTGAGCACCGATGTGCCGTACTACCTGCTGGTCGAGGTATCCGGACCCCCGGACAGTGAGGCGCTGCTGCTGCGAACACTGGAACTGGCAGGCGATCTCGTGGTCGACGCCACCGTCGAGCGCGATCGCGCGGCGCGGTTGTGGAGTTACCGCGAAGCGCATACCGAATCCGTCAACGCCGCCTCCTCGACGCCCCCGGTCAAACTGGACATCACCACACCGCTGGCCGCGGTGGAGCCCTTCGTCGACGCGCTGACCCGCACCGTCACCGCGGAATTCCCGGATGCGAGGGTGATTCTGTTCGGCCATATCGCCGACGGCAACGTGCATGTCAACCTGTTGGATGTCGAACCGCAGCAGGCCCAGCGGATCACCGGGCGGGTCTTCGAGCTGGTTGCGGAATACGACGGGAGTATCAGCGCCGAGCACGGCATCGGCCGATCGAAGGCGTCCTGGATACACCTGGCTCGTTCGGCGGTCGACATCGAAGTGATGAAAGCGATCCGCAACGGGATCGACCCCGCACTGACCCTCAATCCACACATCCTGCCCGCGAGATAG
- the infA gene encoding translation initiation factor IF-1 yields the protein MSRNGKGIEIEGTVTECLRNATFTVELQNGHQVLAHISGKIRKNYIKIQLQDRVLVEVSPYDLTRGRILFRYRN from the coding sequence ATGAGTAGGAACGGGAAGGGAATCGAGATCGAGGGCACCGTGACCGAGTGCCTGCGCAACGCCACCTTCACGGTGGAACTGCAGAACGGGCATCAGGTGCTTGCCCATATCAGTGGGAAGATCCGGAAGAACTACATCAAGATCCAGCTGCAGGACCGTGTGCTCGTCGAGGTGAGTCCCTACGACCTCACTCGCGGCCGGATCCTGTTCCGGTATCGCAACTAG
- a CDS encoding GNAT family N-acetyltransferase, with the protein MDFTSDSNEHPTVITRVSQTQWQAVHRGVPIGSGDISPRPDGRLFVSIDSWRPDTFGPLTAAMLAGLPRPLYTVVDEADRDLVTRWESAGFITRRRERECLVPTDPQVTGLDTAAPPSDTTILAAGCAAEAPLRQVDRAIRDEVEATVGWQEMPAEIMPRRGGDTVVDPSKYAVAAQSDRYVGLIRVVQVTRLPRIGLIAVRADQRRRGIARALLAHALGALHERGIPRAAVEVNESNAAAVALFEGIGAQCVNNNLELVLR; encoded by the coding sequence GTGGATTTCACGTCCGATTCCAACGAACACCCCACTGTCATCACACGCGTCTCGCAGACGCAGTGGCAGGCAGTGCATCGCGGCGTGCCGATCGGGTCGGGCGATATCTCGCCACGGCCCGACGGCCGGCTCTTCGTCAGTATCGACTCGTGGCGGCCCGATACCTTCGGCCCGCTCACCGCCGCGATGCTGGCCGGCTTGCCGAGGCCGCTGTACACGGTGGTCGACGAGGCCGATCGAGACCTCGTAACCCGCTGGGAGAGCGCCGGTTTCATCACGCGGCGGCGCGAACGGGAATGCCTCGTGCCGACCGACCCACAGGTCACCGGGCTCGATACGGCCGCCCCGCCGTCGGATACGACGATCTTGGCCGCCGGTTGTGCGGCGGAAGCTCCACTGCGCCAAGTGGATCGAGCGATTCGGGACGAGGTGGAGGCGACGGTCGGCTGGCAGGAGATGCCGGCCGAGATCATGCCGCGCAGAGGCGGTGACACCGTGGTGGATCCGTCGAAATATGCGGTGGCGGCACAATCGGATCGATATGTGGGACTGATCCGCGTCGTGCAGGTGACTCGGCTGCCGCGGATCGGGCTGATCGCCGTGCGGGCCGATCAGCGCCGCCGGGGCATCGCGCGGGCGCTGCTGGCGCATGCGCTGGGCGCCCTGCACGAGCGCGGGATTCCCAGGGCGGCGGTCGAAGTGAACGAATCGAACGCCGCGGCCGTCGCGCTGTTCGAGGGCATCGGAGCCCAGTGTGTGAACAACAACCTGGAACTGGTGCTGCGATGA
- a CDS encoding DUF5996 family protein, with amino-acid sequence MPATNSTTSWPQLRVADWTDTRETLHMWTQIVGKIRLAHAPLLNHWWQVTLYVSPRGLTTSAIPYGDRLFDIEFDFLAHRLVIRADTGDTRTVALAPKSVAQFYAETTYALDELGLETRIQGRPNEVEPSIPFAEDTVHASYDPDAAHTFWRQLVHADRLLNEFRSGFTGKSSPVHFYWGAMDLACTRFSGRTAPEHGGGAPHCADWVMVEGYSHELSSCGFWPGGGEEGAFYAYSYPEPDGYRERRLQVPGARYAADLGEFILPYETVRAANDANAMVAQFLRETYAVAAELGQWQRNALECDPERWAGKRAAAPWSLG; translated from the coding sequence ATGCCGGCGACGAATTCCACCACCTCATGGCCGCAGTTGCGAGTGGCGGACTGGACGGATACGCGCGAGACCCTGCACATGTGGACGCAGATCGTCGGCAAGATCCGGCTGGCCCACGCTCCCTTGCTGAATCACTGGTGGCAGGTGACCCTCTATGTCAGCCCGCGCGGGCTGACGACCTCGGCGATCCCGTACGGTGATCGGCTCTTCGATATCGAATTCGACTTCCTCGCACACCGATTGGTGATCCGGGCCGACACCGGCGACACTCGCACCGTGGCGCTCGCGCCGAAATCTGTCGCGCAGTTCTATGCCGAAACCACCTACGCCCTCGATGAACTCGGGCTCGAGACACGGATTCAGGGCCGCCCCAACGAAGTCGAGCCGTCGATTCCCTTCGCCGAGGACACCGTGCACGCCTCCTACGATCCGGACGCCGCGCACACGTTCTGGCGCCAGCTGGTGCACGCCGATCGCCTGCTCAACGAGTTCCGGTCCGGCTTCACCGGTAAGTCCAGCCCGGTGCATTTCTACTGGGGCGCAATGGATCTGGCCTGCACTCGTTTCTCGGGACGGACCGCGCCCGAACACGGTGGCGGTGCGCCGCACTGCGCGGATTGGGTGATGGTGGAGGGCTATTCCCACGAACTCAGCAGCTGCGGATTCTGGCCGGGCGGCGGGGAGGAAGGCGCGTTCTACGCCTACTCGTATCCCGAACCCGACGGCTACCGCGAACGTCGCCTGCAGGTGCCCGGCGCGAGGTACGCCGCGGACCTGGGAGAGTTCATCCTGCCCTACGAAACCGTGCGCGCGGCCAACGACGCGAACGCGATGGTCGCCCAGTTCCTCCGTGAAACATACGCGGTCGCAGCCGAACTCGGACAGTGGCAGCGCAACGCTCTGGAATGCGATCCTGAGCGATGGGCAGGGAAACGCGCCGCCGCACCCTGGTCCCTGGGTTGA
- the rox gene encoding rifampin monooxygenase: MFDVIIAGCGPTGAMLAAELRLHDVRVLVLEKESEPGSFVRIVSLHMRSLELMAMRGLLDRLLEHGRQRPVGGLFAGIPAPAPEGLDSTHAYLLGIPQPVINRLLEEHAVGLGAQVRSGCAITGFEQDDAGVTVELADGNRLRSRYLVGCDGARSTVRKLLGVGFPGEPARNDTLMGEMEVGVTREEVAATVAEIAETTRRFVFRPFGDRVYSVVIPAAEVREDRAEPPTLDDFKQQLRAIAGTDFGVHSPRWLSRFGDATRLAEQYRVGRVLLAGDAAHVHPPVGGQGLNLGVQDAVNLGWKLAAQVRGWAPETLLDTYRSERHPVAAAVLDNTRAQTELQSLESGPQAVRRLLTELMDFDDVNRYLIEKITAIDIRYDFGAGPDLLGRRLRDVALTHGRLYERLHEGRGVVLDRTQRLSVAGWSDRVDRIADSAAALDVPALLLRPDGYIAWIGEQQQDLNDHLARWFGEPAT, encoded by the coding sequence ATGTTCGATGTGATCATTGCCGGGTGCGGGCCGACCGGTGCGATGCTGGCCGCCGAACTGCGGCTGCACGATGTACGGGTGCTCGTTCTGGAGAAGGAATCCGAGCCCGGGTCGTTCGTGCGCATCGTCAGCCTGCACATGCGCAGCCTCGAACTGATGGCGATGCGCGGACTGCTGGATCGCCTGCTCGAACACGGCAGACAGCGCCCGGTCGGCGGTCTCTTCGCCGGGATTCCCGCCCCCGCGCCCGAGGGCCTGGATTCCACGCACGCGTATCTGCTGGGTATTCCGCAGCCGGTGATCAATCGGCTGCTCGAGGAGCATGCGGTCGGCCTGGGCGCGCAGGTCCGAAGTGGGTGTGCGATAACCGGTTTCGAGCAGGACGACGCGGGGGTGACTGTCGAGCTGGCCGACGGGAACAGGTTGCGGTCGCGTTATCTCGTCGGCTGTGACGGTGCCCGCAGTACGGTGCGCAAACTGCTCGGTGTCGGCTTCCCCGGTGAGCCCGCGCGCAACGACACGCTGATGGGTGAGATGGAGGTGGGCGTGACGCGCGAAGAAGTCGCCGCCACGGTGGCCGAGATCGCCGAGACCACACGGCGATTCGTGTTCCGGCCCTTCGGCGACAGGGTGTACAGCGTCGTGATTCCCGCCGCGGAGGTCCGTGAGGACCGCGCGGAACCGCCCACTCTCGATGACTTCAAACAGCAGTTACGTGCCATCGCCGGTACCGATTTCGGAGTGCACTCCCCGCGCTGGCTGTCCCGCTTCGGCGATGCCACCCGGCTGGCCGAGCAGTACCGGGTCGGCCGGGTGCTGCTGGCCGGCGATGCGGCCCATGTCCATCCACCCGTCGGCGGTCAGGGGTTGAACCTGGGTGTTCAAGACGCGGTCAACCTCGGCTGGAAACTGGCCGCGCAGGTCCGCGGCTGGGCGCCGGAAACGTTGCTGGACACCTACCGCAGTGAACGCCATCCCGTCGCCGCGGCCGTTCTCGACAACACCCGCGCTCAGACGGAACTGCAGTCCCTCGAATCCGGTCCGCAGGCGGTGCGCAGGCTGCTGACCGAACTGATGGACTTCGACGACGTGAACCGCTACCTGATCGAGAAGATCACCGCGATCGACATCCGCTACGACTTCGGCGCGGGCCCCGACCTGCTCGGCCGTCGGCTGCGCGACGTCGCGCTGACACACGGCCGTCTCTACGAACGGCTCCACGAAGGTCGTGGTGTGGTACTCGACCGCACCCAACGCCTTTCCGTGGCGGGCTGGTCGGACCGGGTCGACCGCATCGCGGATTCCGCTGCGGCACTGGATGTTCCGGCCCTACTGCTGCGCCCCGACGGTTACATCGCCTGGATCGGCGAACAGCAGCAGGACCTGAACGATCACCTCGCTCGCTGGTTCGGCGAGCCCGCCACGTGA
- a CDS encoding amino acid permease: MAAIRPSVTSSEMFAAEDVGYHKSLRPRQLQMIAIGGAIGTGLFLGSGGRLHAAGPGLFLVYGVCGIFVFFILRALGELVLHRPSSGSFVSYAREFYGEKLAFGVGWMYFFHWCMSGIVDITAIATYVHYWHAFRVIPQWTIALIALGIVVSINLVSVKWFGEMEFWAALIKVAALVIFLVVGTVFLGGRFALDGQATGIGVIAGHGGLFPAGLLPLVTVTTGVVFAYSAVELVGTAAGETDHPAKIMPRAINSVIARIAVFYVGSLVLLGLLLPYTAFAPGVSPFVTFFSKLGVGGADSVMNLVVLTAAFSSLNAGLYSTGRILRSMSANGSAPAAAARMSRGGVPYVGILATGTIALLGVGVNAVVPNKAYEIVLNMSAIGVLSAWAAIVLCQLRLWQRWRQGLLERPSFRLFGAPYTSIATLVFLAAVVVLMACSDDEIQRGAVIAAVVIMGPVLVGGWFLARGRVLRIAAERAVGGDGSGKE; this comes from the coding sequence ATGGCGGCGATCCGGCCTTCGGTGACCTCCTCGGAAATGTTCGCCGCCGAGGACGTCGGCTACCACAAGTCGCTGCGCCCGCGTCAGTTGCAGATGATCGCCATCGGCGGCGCCATCGGCACCGGACTGTTTCTCGGGTCGGGCGGTCGGCTGCACGCCGCCGGGCCGGGGTTGTTCCTGGTCTACGGCGTGTGCGGGATCTTCGTCTTCTTCATCCTGCGGGCCCTCGGTGAGCTCGTGCTACATCGACCGTCCTCGGGCTCGTTCGTGTCCTACGCGCGCGAGTTCTACGGGGAGAAGCTGGCTTTCGGCGTCGGGTGGATGTACTTCTTCCACTGGTGCATGAGCGGCATCGTCGACATCACCGCGATCGCGACGTATGTGCACTACTGGCATGCGTTCCGGGTGATTCCGCAGTGGACCATCGCGTTGATCGCGTTGGGGATCGTGGTCTCGATCAATCTGGTGTCGGTGAAATGGTTCGGCGAGATGGAGTTCTGGGCGGCGTTGATCAAGGTCGCGGCCCTGGTGATCTTCCTGGTCGTCGGCACTGTCTTCCTCGGCGGCCGGTTCGCCCTCGACGGGCAGGCGACGGGTATCGGTGTGATCGCCGGCCACGGCGGCCTGTTCCCGGCCGGGCTGCTGCCGCTGGTGACCGTGACCACCGGCGTCGTCTTCGCCTACTCCGCCGTGGAATTGGTCGGCACGGCGGCCGGGGAGACCGACCACCCCGCGAAGATCATGCCGCGCGCGATCAATTCGGTCATCGCCAGAATCGCGGTGTTCTACGTCGGTTCGCTGGTTCTGCTGGGACTGTTGCTGCCGTACACGGCTTTCGCGCCGGGTGTCAGCCCGTTCGTGACGTTCTTCTCGAAACTCGGTGTCGGAGGCGCTGATTCGGTGATGAACCTGGTCGTTCTGACCGCCGCGTTCTCGAGTCTGAACGCCGGGTTGTACTCGACCGGCCGCATCCTGCGGTCGATGTCGGCGAACGGCAGCGCACCGGCGGCGGCCGCTCGGATGTCGCGCGGCGGCGTGCCCTACGTCGGTATCCTCGCGACCGGGACGATCGCGTTGCTCGGTGTCGGGGTGAACGCCGTGGTCCCGAACAAGGCGTACGAGATCGTGCTGAACATGTCGGCGATCGGCGTCCTGTCGGCGTGGGCGGCCATCGTGCTGTGCCAGCTGCGGTTGTGGCAGCGGTGGCGGCAGGGGCTGCTCGAACGCCCGTCGTTCCGGCTGTTCGGCGCGCCGTACACGAGCATCGCCACGCTGGTGTTCCTCGCCGCCGTCGTCGTGCTGATGGCGTGCAGCGACGACGAGATCCAGCGCGGCGCGGTGATCGCCGCGGTGGTGATCATGGGCCCGGTCCTGGTCGGTGGATGGTTCCTCGCACGCGGCCGGGTCCTGCGCATCGCGGCCGAACGCGCCGTCGGCGGCGACGGATCCGGGAAGGAGTAG
- a CDS encoding family 1 glycosylhydrolase — MRSRILRNASAVFVAVAAVLLAGTPALAAPPVRSAALSSLDSGFLWGVASSGFQSEGRSPDSNWTRYIARNPGYEPLQNSVDFADRYESDIRLAADMGMRVFRVGIEWARLQPAPGVWDENAFRFYDSVVDTIVRAGMRPMITLDHWVYPGWEADRGGWRNPGMVGDWLANMRAVVDRYASRNPLWVTVNEPVAYIQNEVREAGADAGGMLNGVVDAHNTIYDYIHQRQPGAQVTANVGYVAGAEDQVNGELIDRIAARLDYVGVDYYFGFDPAQSLYSAIGRATGSSLPNLPGPRLWEMPLRPEGIYYALQRYSRRLPGKPLYIVENGMPTENGLPRGDGYTRSDHLRDTVYWLQRAKADGMNVMGYNYWSLTDNYEWGSYTPRFGLFTVDVRTDPSLTRRPTDAVGTYSQIVAAGGVPGGYRPTRAPSLCIFVDPPASCLSPVAGS; from the coding sequence ATGCGATCCCGGATTCTTCGGAATGCTTCGGCCGTGTTCGTCGCTGTTGCGGCGGTGTTGCTGGCCGGTACTCCGGCCTTGGCGGCGCCACCCGTGCGGTCGGCCGCGCTCTCTTCGCTGGATTCCGGCTTCCTGTGGGGTGTGGCGAGTTCCGGATTCCAGTCCGAAGGCCGCTCGCCCGACAGTAATTGGACGCGGTACATCGCTCGCAACCCCGGATACGAACCACTGCAGAATTCGGTCGACTTCGCCGATCGCTACGAGTCCGACATCCGGCTGGCCGCCGATATGGGCATGCGGGTATTCCGGGTCGGCATCGAATGGGCTCGGCTGCAGCCCGCGCCCGGGGTGTGGGACGAGAACGCCTTTCGCTTCTACGATTCGGTCGTCGACACCATCGTGCGGGCCGGGATGCGGCCGATGATCACCTTGGACCACTGGGTGTACCCGGGCTGGGAGGCGGACCGGGGCGGGTGGCGCAATCCGGGAATGGTCGGTGACTGGCTGGCCAATATGCGTGCTGTCGTCGATCGCTACGCGTCGCGAAATCCGCTGTGGGTCACCGTGAACGAGCCCGTCGCCTACATTCAGAACGAGGTCCGTGAGGCGGGCGCCGACGCGGGCGGGATGCTGAACGGGGTCGTCGATGCCCACAACACCATCTACGACTACATTCACCAGCGGCAGCCCGGCGCCCAGGTGACCGCCAACGTCGGATATGTCGCGGGTGCGGAGGACCAGGTCAACGGTGAGTTGATCGATCGGATCGCGGCCCGGCTCGACTATGTGGGTGTGGACTACTACTTCGGCTTCGACCCGGCGCAGTCGCTGTACAGCGCGATCGGACGGGCCACCGGATCGTCGCTGCCGAACCTGCCGGGCCCCCGCCTGTGGGAGATGCCACTGCGTCCCGAGGGTATCTACTATGCGCTGCAGCGCTATTCACGCCGTCTTCCCGGCAAGCCGCTGTACATCGTGGAGAACGGCATGCCCACCGAGAACGGTCTGCCGCGCGGGGACGGCTATACCCGCAGCGACCACCTCCGCGACACCGTGTACTGGCTGCAGCGCGCGAAGGCCGACGGTATGAACGTGATGGGGTACAACTACTGGAGCCTCACCGACAATTACGAATGGGGCAGCTACACACCACGATTCGGGCTCTTCACCGTCGACGTGCGCACCGATCCGTCGCTCACTCGCCGCCCCACCGACGCGGTGGGCACCTACTCACAGATCGTCGCCGCGGGCGGTGTGCCCGGCGGCTACCGGCCCACTCGTGCCCCGTCGCTCTGCATCTTCGTCGATCCACCGGCCAGCTGCCTCAGTCCCGTCGCGGGGTCGTAG
- a CDS encoding helix-turn-helix domain-containing protein: MDPETGDVLDAVGPRLRALRRARGITLADVATLTGVSESTLSRLESGQRRATLELLLPLARTYDVPLDDLVGAPRTGDPRIHLKPIRRAGMVFVPLSRRPGGVQAFKMLIPARPEPLEPTPQIHDGFEWLYVLNGHLRLVLGDRDLTLPPGEAAEFDTSTPHWLGSADGGAVELLILFGLHGVRAHVRAERPHAGPERSERPRQA, from the coding sequence ATGGACCCCGAAACCGGAGATGTACTCGACGCCGTGGGGCCGAGGCTGCGCGCGCTGCGCCGCGCCCGCGGGATCACCCTCGCCGATGTCGCCACACTCACCGGGGTGTCGGAGAGCACGCTGTCCCGCCTGGAGAGCGGGCAGCGCCGGGCAACCCTGGAACTACTGTTACCGCTGGCCCGCACCTACGACGTTCCGCTCGACGATCTCGTCGGGGCCCCGCGCACCGGCGACCCCCGCATTCACCTGAAGCCGATCCGGCGGGCCGGCATGGTGTTCGTGCCACTCTCGCGGCGGCCGGGCGGGGTCCAGGCGTTCAAGATGCTGATTCCCGCCCGGCCGGAACCGCTCGAACCGACGCCGCAGATTCACGACGGTTTCGAATGGTTGTACGTGCTCAACGGTCACCTGCGGCTGGTACTCGGCGATCGCGACCTGACCCTGCCACCCGGTGAGGCCGCCGAGTTCGATACCTCTACGCCACACTGGCTGGGCAGCGCCGACGGTGGCGCGGTCGAACTGCTCATCCTGTTCGGCCTGCACGGGGTCCGGGCACACGTGCGGGCCGAGCGGCCGCACGCCGGGCCGGAAAGGAGTGAACGACCTCGACAGGCCTGA
- the mug gene encoding G/U mismatch-specific DNA glycosylase gives MAHSAASRPTPADLAAAAGRTIPDLLAPDLRVLFCGINPGLWSGATGHHFARPGNRFWPALFRSGFTPRLFRPDEQEELLALGLGITNVAARTTAKADELTPQELRDGGRALTERVRRNRPRILAVLGLGAYRTAFGRPKTTVGRRAETLGGTAIWVLPNPSGLNAHYTLDALATEFRKLRQAAESG, from the coding sequence ATGGCACATTCCGCCGCGAGCCGCCCCACCCCCGCAGATCTGGCCGCCGCGGCGGGCCGGACCATTCCGGATCTGCTGGCACCGGATCTGCGGGTACTGTTCTGCGGAATCAATCCGGGACTGTGGTCGGGAGCGACCGGTCACCACTTCGCCCGCCCCGGAAACCGTTTCTGGCCGGCACTGTTCCGGTCCGGATTCACCCCGCGCCTGTTCCGCCCCGATGAGCAGGAGGAACTGCTCGCGCTCGGATTGGGCATCACCAACGTCGCGGCGCGCACGACGGCGAAGGCCGACGAGCTGACGCCGCAGGAACTGCGTGACGGCGGCCGAGCGCTCACCGAGAGAGTACGTCGCAATCGCCCCCGCATCCTGGCCGTTCTCGGCCTGGGCGCCTATCGCACGGCATTCGGCCGGCCGAAGACCACCGTCGGCCGCCGAGCCGAGACGCTCGGCGGCACCGCCATCTGGGTGCTGCCCAATCCGAGCGGCCTCAATGCCCACTACACACTGGACGCCCTGGCGACCGAGTTCCGAAAGCTGCGGCAGGCGGCCGAATCCGGGTGA
- a CDS encoding DinB family protein, with product MPTTTRRTRRRDTPPPRTGSDEVEVLRGFLDYLRTSIAAKVEGAPEPGVRAAAVPSGTNLLGLLEHLTVVERSIFLGDTVSDWQATFHVPPADRVSDVVARYRAAVERSNEILDGCTDLGAPMPRPRRLRSAPSVRWALTHMIEETGRHAGHADILRELIDGATGR from the coding sequence GTGCCCACCACCACGCGCCGCACCCGCCGCCGGGATACCCCGCCGCCGCGGACCGGAAGTGACGAGGTCGAGGTTCTGCGCGGATTTCTCGACTATCTCCGCACCTCGATCGCCGCGAAGGTCGAGGGTGCACCCGAACCCGGGGTGCGCGCGGCGGCGGTGCCGTCGGGTACGAACCTGCTCGGCCTGCTCGAGCATCTGACCGTCGTCGAGCGCTCGATCTTCTTGGGGGACACCGTGTCCGACTGGCAGGCGACATTCCACGTCCCGCCGGCGGACCGCGTATCCGACGTGGTCGCCCGCTACCGGGCCGCGGTCGAGCGTTCGAACGAAATACTCGACGGCTGTACCGATCTCGGTGCGCCGATGCCCCGGCCGCGGCGGCTTCGCTCTGCCCCGAGCGTCCGCTGGGCGCTCACCCACATGATCGAGGAGACCGGCCGGCACGCGGGCCACGCCGACATCCTTCGCGAACTGATCGACGGCGCCACCGGCCGCTGA